A genomic region of Streptomyces sp. NBC_00162 contains the following coding sequences:
- a CDS encoding DUF5302 domain-containing protein has translation MTDKSFDGGVAEDAKEKFREALERKSNATRARTAHEEGRIKVKNMSGSAGQKRYFRRKTG, from the coding sequence ATGACTGACAAGTCGTTCGACGGTGGCGTTGCAGAAGATGCCAAGGAGAAGTTCCGCGAGGCGCTGGAGCGCAAGTCCAACGCAACGCGCGCCCGCACGGCTCACGAAGAGGGCCGCATCAAGGTGAAGAACATGAGCGGTTCGGCCGGCCAGAAGCGGTATTTCCGCAGGAAGACTGGTTGA